Proteins from a genomic interval of Bombyx mori chromosome 8, ASM3026992v2:
- the LOC101737124 gene encoding sarcolemmal membrane-associated protein isoform X2, whose protein sequence is MYLNEIGRNVYRAAASPTNAIFECRVLSRQHATLYYEKGHFYLVDNKSSNGTFINNNRCNEHEPNEVFSGDVVQFGIPVVENVSNSEKNTFPPVIAHLKLFHPDDEEAKLSYNPTMITPLHLKELYQLNNFVQEAIQREASLENRLRTLRECVERTRAEAQASWELFVGEQRLLMRVHTLESMLSVGKQPDEQHLTQLLNDKRNYQKVAQESLRAAHEQRLALEESLERRSREAAALHHHNCALRLAANNALAELQKLAARCERKMCAARLAITAAEEREKAVRSQLPLAYSVQNGETKMLVLSTDSNKLQEPKRSATLEEAVRALPDYVKMLLPQQLLNKVGIKIVSADGKSAKEFELILKKNNAYNSENKDTEKLEAEEDGVGGSCEEKSNEPDSCTDDEKQSRLNHEPGHEERSSPLDGELCPDNNANSTYTETSNREDSPSKAEAEYANCLRVMAGLNGEIRTLRERLSAANAENEQLLAIRDELLAAQPECADPPADGDDAAQYRARVADLQAQLTRSTVAEEANLAEIQRLASNAAEMQAELAFRPTRSDVDDLTSVIEKLRADLMVKDQQIERLLAGADRDRAAADKAVETTRSLEDLGGIDDDCADRSVDAGKISAEIDEMFRLDFDDDEDDETDSVATVETNREEVGERTRLSDEQRLQVTLQNGSLHALEEELVRAKERWAEESCERARLAAQLAALRTKSPLQTPVLALVAPLLAAALYWLLLPYIS, encoded by the exons ATGTATCTAAATGAG ATTGGACGTAATGTCTACCGTGCAGCGGCGAGTCCTACTAACGCCATATTCGAATGTCGGGTTCTGTCGAGGCAGCATGCCACACTGTACTACGAAAAGGGACACTTTTACCTTGTG GACAACAAGAGCAGTAATGGCACTTTCATCAATAACAACCGCTGCAACGAACACGAACCGAACGAGGTGTTCTCCGGTGACGTCGTCCAGTTCGGAATACCGGTCGTCGAGAACGTTAGCAACTCTGAAaag AATACGTTTCCACCGGTCATCGCTCATCTAAAGCTTTTTCATCCGGACGACGAGGAGGCGAAGCTTTCGTACAATCCCACCATGATCACGCCGCTGCACCTCAAGGAGTTGTACCAACTTAACAATTTCGTGCAG GAGGCGATACAACGCGAGGCGTCCCTGGAGAATCGTTTGCGCACGTTACGCGAGTGCGTGGAGCGCACGAGAGCAGAAGCGCAGGCCTCGTGGGAGTTGTTTGTGGGCGAACAACGACTTCTAATGCGGGTGCACACTCTCGAGTCCATGCTGTCTGTCGGGAAGCAACCGGACGAGCAACATCTCACGCAGCTACTCAACGACAAGAGGAACTATCAG AAAGTGGCGCAGGAAAGTCTTCGAGCGGCGCACGAGCAGCGGCTCGCGCTGGAGGAGTCGCTAGAGCGACGCAGTCGGGAGGCGGCCGCCCTGCACCACCACAACTGTGCGCTGCGACTCGCCGCCAACAACGCGCTCGCCGAGCTGCAG AAGCTGGCAGCGAGATGCGAGCGTAAGATGTGCGCGGCGCGGCTCGCCATCACAGCCGCCGAAGAACGAGAGAAAGCTGTGAGGAGCCAACTACCTCTCGCT TATTCAGTACAAAACGGCGAGACGAAGATGTTGGTGCTGAGTACGGACAGCAACAAGCTACAGGAGCCGAAACGCAGCGCCACCCTCGAGGAAGCCGTCCGGGCCCTTCCTGATTACGTCAAGATGCTGCTGCCGCAACAACTACTGAATAAG GTCGGTATAAAAATAGTCTCGGCCGACGGCAAGTCCGCTAAAGAATTCGAATTGATACTCAAGAAGAACAATGCCTATAACTCTGAAAATAAAG ATACAGAAAAACTAGAAGCCGAAGAGGACGGCGTCGGTGGTAGCTGCGAAGAGAAATCCAACGAGCCTGACTCCTGTACTGACGACGAGAAACAATCCCGATTGAATCACG aacCCGGACACGAGGAGAGGTCTAGTCCGCTGGATGGTGAGCTGTGCCCAGACAACAACGCTAATTCCACATACACTGAAACTAGTAACCGAGAGGATTCGCCC AGTAAGGCCGAAGCTGAGTACGCGAACTGCCTCCGCGTGATGGCCGGCCTCAACGGGGAGATTCGGACGTTGCGCGAACGATTGAGCGCCGCGAACGCGGAGAACGAGCAGCTGCTCGCGATTCGCGACGAGTTGCTCGCCGCGCAGCCGGAGTGCGCCGACCCGCCCGCCGACGGCGACGACGCGGCGCAGTACCGCGCGCGCGTGGCCGACCTGCAG GCTCAACTCACTCGTTCGACGGTAGCCGAAGAAGCGAACCTTGCCGAAATTCAACGTTTGGCGTCGAACGCGGCCGAGATGCAAGCCGAGCTAGCCTTCCGGCCGACGCGTTCCGACGTCGATGACTTGACCTCCGTTATTGAAAAGCTGCGTGCCGACCTTATGGTCAAGGATCAACAAATCGAGCGGCTCCTGGCGGGCGCCGACCGGGACCGGGCCGCCGCGGACAAGGCCGTCGAGACGACACGATCCCTCGAGGACCTCGGCGGGATCGACGACGACTGCGCCGACCGAAGCGTCGACGCCGGGAAGATATCCGCCGAAATCGACGAGATGTTCCGGCTCGACTTTGATGACGACGAAGATGACGAAACCGACTCGGTCGCCACCGTCGAGACGAACCGGGAGGAGGTCGGGGAGCGCACGCGGCTGTCGGACGAGCAGCGGCTGCAGGTGACGCTGCAGAACGGGAGCCTGCACGCGCTCGAGGAGGAGCTGGTGCGCGCCAAGGAGCGCTGGGCCGAGGAGAGCTGCGAGCGCGCCCGGCTGGCGGCGCAGCTGGCGGCGCTGCGCACCAAGTCTCCGCTGCAGACGCCCGTGCTGGCGCTGGTCGCCCCGCTGCTGGCCGCCGCGCTGTACTGGCTGCTGCTGCCCTACATCTCCTGA
- the LOC101737124 gene encoding sarcolemmal membrane-associated protein isoform X1 produces the protein MVIAKSKKVKPPMYTIKKNMDYNWTNVPEQSKKQDAGVPRAILTPHANSLPFEERHVTVDETVRIGRNVYRAAASPTNAIFECRVLSRQHATLYYEKGHFYLVDNKSSNGTFINNNRCNEHEPNEVFSGDVVQFGIPVVENVSNSEKNTFPPVIAHLKLFHPDDEEAKLSYNPTMITPLHLKELYQLNNFVQEAIQREASLENRLRTLRECVERTRAEAQASWELFVGEQRLLMRVHTLESMLSVGKQPDEQHLTQLLNDKRNYQKVAQESLRAAHEQRLALEESLERRSREAAALHHHNCALRLAANNALAELQKLAARCERKMCAARLAITAAEEREKAVRSQLPLAYSVQNGETKMLVLSTDSNKLQEPKRSATLEEAVRALPDYVKMLLPQQLLNKVGIKIVSADGKSAKEFELILKKNNAYNSENKDTEKLEAEEDGVGGSCEEKSNEPDSCTDDEKQSRLNHEPGHEERSSPLDGELCPDNNANSTYTETSNREDSPSKAEAEYANCLRVMAGLNGEIRTLRERLSAANAENEQLLAIRDELLAAQPECADPPADGDDAAQYRARVADLQAQLTRSTVAEEANLAEIQRLASNAAEMQAELAFRPTRSDVDDLTSVIEKLRADLMVKDQQIERLLAGADRDRAAADKAVETTRSLEDLGGIDDDCADRSVDAGKISAEIDEMFRLDFDDDEDDETDSVATVETNREEVGERTRLSDEQRLQVTLQNGSLHALEEELVRAKERWAEESCERARLAAQLAALRTKSPLQTPVLALVAPLLAAALYWLLLPYIS, from the exons ATGGTGATAGCAAAGAGTAAAAAAGTGAAACCACCAATGTACACAATTAAAAAGAATATGGATTACAACTGGACAAATGTGCCTGAACAGTCGAAAAAGCAAGATGCTGGAGTTCCAAGGGCAATCCTAACGCCTCATGCGAATTCTTTACCCTTTGAAGAACGACATGTGACAGTGGATGAAACAGTCAGA ATTGGACGTAATGTCTACCGTGCAGCGGCGAGTCCTACTAACGCCATATTCGAATGTCGGGTTCTGTCGAGGCAGCATGCCACACTGTACTACGAAAAGGGACACTTTTACCTTGTG GACAACAAGAGCAGTAATGGCACTTTCATCAATAACAACCGCTGCAACGAACACGAACCGAACGAGGTGTTCTCCGGTGACGTCGTCCAGTTCGGAATACCGGTCGTCGAGAACGTTAGCAACTCTGAAaag AATACGTTTCCACCGGTCATCGCTCATCTAAAGCTTTTTCATCCGGACGACGAGGAGGCGAAGCTTTCGTACAATCCCACCATGATCACGCCGCTGCACCTCAAGGAGTTGTACCAACTTAACAATTTCGTGCAG GAGGCGATACAACGCGAGGCGTCCCTGGAGAATCGTTTGCGCACGTTACGCGAGTGCGTGGAGCGCACGAGAGCAGAAGCGCAGGCCTCGTGGGAGTTGTTTGTGGGCGAACAACGACTTCTAATGCGGGTGCACACTCTCGAGTCCATGCTGTCTGTCGGGAAGCAACCGGACGAGCAACATCTCACGCAGCTACTCAACGACAAGAGGAACTATCAG AAAGTGGCGCAGGAAAGTCTTCGAGCGGCGCACGAGCAGCGGCTCGCGCTGGAGGAGTCGCTAGAGCGACGCAGTCGGGAGGCGGCCGCCCTGCACCACCACAACTGTGCGCTGCGACTCGCCGCCAACAACGCGCTCGCCGAGCTGCAG AAGCTGGCAGCGAGATGCGAGCGTAAGATGTGCGCGGCGCGGCTCGCCATCACAGCCGCCGAAGAACGAGAGAAAGCTGTGAGGAGCCAACTACCTCTCGCT TATTCAGTACAAAACGGCGAGACGAAGATGTTGGTGCTGAGTACGGACAGCAACAAGCTACAGGAGCCGAAACGCAGCGCCACCCTCGAGGAAGCCGTCCGGGCCCTTCCTGATTACGTCAAGATGCTGCTGCCGCAACAACTACTGAATAAG GTCGGTATAAAAATAGTCTCGGCCGACGGCAAGTCCGCTAAAGAATTCGAATTGATACTCAAGAAGAACAATGCCTATAACTCTGAAAATAAAG ATACAGAAAAACTAGAAGCCGAAGAGGACGGCGTCGGTGGTAGCTGCGAAGAGAAATCCAACGAGCCTGACTCCTGTACTGACGACGAGAAACAATCCCGATTGAATCACG aacCCGGACACGAGGAGAGGTCTAGTCCGCTGGATGGTGAGCTGTGCCCAGACAACAACGCTAATTCCACATACACTGAAACTAGTAACCGAGAGGATTCGCCC AGTAAGGCCGAAGCTGAGTACGCGAACTGCCTCCGCGTGATGGCCGGCCTCAACGGGGAGATTCGGACGTTGCGCGAACGATTGAGCGCCGCGAACGCGGAGAACGAGCAGCTGCTCGCGATTCGCGACGAGTTGCTCGCCGCGCAGCCGGAGTGCGCCGACCCGCCCGCCGACGGCGACGACGCGGCGCAGTACCGCGCGCGCGTGGCCGACCTGCAG GCTCAACTCACTCGTTCGACGGTAGCCGAAGAAGCGAACCTTGCCGAAATTCAACGTTTGGCGTCGAACGCGGCCGAGATGCAAGCCGAGCTAGCCTTCCGGCCGACGCGTTCCGACGTCGATGACTTGACCTCCGTTATTGAAAAGCTGCGTGCCGACCTTATGGTCAAGGATCAACAAATCGAGCGGCTCCTGGCGGGCGCCGACCGGGACCGGGCCGCCGCGGACAAGGCCGTCGAGACGACACGATCCCTCGAGGACCTCGGCGGGATCGACGACGACTGCGCCGACCGAAGCGTCGACGCCGGGAAGATATCCGCCGAAATCGACGAGATGTTCCGGCTCGACTTTGATGACGACGAAGATGACGAAACCGACTCGGTCGCCACCGTCGAGACGAACCGGGAGGAGGTCGGGGAGCGCACGCGGCTGTCGGACGAGCAGCGGCTGCAGGTGACGCTGCAGAACGGGAGCCTGCACGCGCTCGAGGAGGAGCTGGTGCGCGCCAAGGAGCGCTGGGCCGAGGAGAGCTGCGAGCGCGCCCGGCTGGCGGCGCAGCTGGCGGCGCTGCGCACCAAGTCTCCGCTGCAGACGCCCGTGCTGGCGCTGGTCGCCCCGCTGCTGGCCGCCGCGCTGTACTGGCTGCTGCTGCCCTACATCTCCTGA
- the LOC101737124 gene encoding sarcolemmal membrane-associated protein isoform X3 encodes MVIAKSKKVKPPMYTIKKNMDYNWTNVPEQSKKQDAGVPRAILTPHANSLPFEERHVTVDETVRIGRNVYRAAASPTNAIFECRVLSRQHATLYYEKGHFYLVDNKSSNGTFINNNRCNEHEPNEVFSGDVVQFGIPVVENVSNSEKNTFPPVIAHLKLFHPDDEEAKLSYNPTMITPLHLKELYQLNNFVQEAIQREASLENRLRTLRECVERTRAEAQASWELFVGEQRLLMRVHTLESMLSVGKQPDEQHLTQLLNDKRNYQKVAQESLRAAHEQRLALEESLERRSREAAALHHHNCALRLAANNALAELQKLAARCERKMCAARLAITAAEEREKAVRSQLPLAYSVQNGETKMLVLSTDSNKLQEPKRSATLEEAVRALPDYVKMLLPQQLLNKVGIKIVSADGKSAKEFELILKKNNAYNSENKDTEKLEAEEDGVGGSCEEKSNEPDSCTDDEKQSRLNHEPGHEERSSPLDGELCPDNNANSTYTETSNREDSPAQLTRSTVAEEANLAEIQRLASNAAEMQAELAFRPTRSDVDDLTSVIEKLRADLMVKDQQIERLLAGADRDRAAADKAVETTRSLEDLGGIDDDCADRSVDAGKISAEIDEMFRLDFDDDEDDETDSVATVETNREEVGERTRLSDEQRLQVTLQNGSLHALEEELVRAKERWAEESCERARLAAQLAALRTKSPLQTPVLALVAPLLAAALYWLLLPYIS; translated from the exons ATGGTGATAGCAAAGAGTAAAAAAGTGAAACCACCAATGTACACAATTAAAAAGAATATGGATTACAACTGGACAAATGTGCCTGAACAGTCGAAAAAGCAAGATGCTGGAGTTCCAAGGGCAATCCTAACGCCTCATGCGAATTCTTTACCCTTTGAAGAACGACATGTGACAGTGGATGAAACAGTCAGA ATTGGACGTAATGTCTACCGTGCAGCGGCGAGTCCTACTAACGCCATATTCGAATGTCGGGTTCTGTCGAGGCAGCATGCCACACTGTACTACGAAAAGGGACACTTTTACCTTGTG GACAACAAGAGCAGTAATGGCACTTTCATCAATAACAACCGCTGCAACGAACACGAACCGAACGAGGTGTTCTCCGGTGACGTCGTCCAGTTCGGAATACCGGTCGTCGAGAACGTTAGCAACTCTGAAaag AATACGTTTCCACCGGTCATCGCTCATCTAAAGCTTTTTCATCCGGACGACGAGGAGGCGAAGCTTTCGTACAATCCCACCATGATCACGCCGCTGCACCTCAAGGAGTTGTACCAACTTAACAATTTCGTGCAG GAGGCGATACAACGCGAGGCGTCCCTGGAGAATCGTTTGCGCACGTTACGCGAGTGCGTGGAGCGCACGAGAGCAGAAGCGCAGGCCTCGTGGGAGTTGTTTGTGGGCGAACAACGACTTCTAATGCGGGTGCACACTCTCGAGTCCATGCTGTCTGTCGGGAAGCAACCGGACGAGCAACATCTCACGCAGCTACTCAACGACAAGAGGAACTATCAG AAAGTGGCGCAGGAAAGTCTTCGAGCGGCGCACGAGCAGCGGCTCGCGCTGGAGGAGTCGCTAGAGCGACGCAGTCGGGAGGCGGCCGCCCTGCACCACCACAACTGTGCGCTGCGACTCGCCGCCAACAACGCGCTCGCCGAGCTGCAG AAGCTGGCAGCGAGATGCGAGCGTAAGATGTGCGCGGCGCGGCTCGCCATCACAGCCGCCGAAGAACGAGAGAAAGCTGTGAGGAGCCAACTACCTCTCGCT TATTCAGTACAAAACGGCGAGACGAAGATGTTGGTGCTGAGTACGGACAGCAACAAGCTACAGGAGCCGAAACGCAGCGCCACCCTCGAGGAAGCCGTCCGGGCCCTTCCTGATTACGTCAAGATGCTGCTGCCGCAACAACTACTGAATAAG GTCGGTATAAAAATAGTCTCGGCCGACGGCAAGTCCGCTAAAGAATTCGAATTGATACTCAAGAAGAACAATGCCTATAACTCTGAAAATAAAG ATACAGAAAAACTAGAAGCCGAAGAGGACGGCGTCGGTGGTAGCTGCGAAGAGAAATCCAACGAGCCTGACTCCTGTACTGACGACGAGAAACAATCCCGATTGAATCACG aacCCGGACACGAGGAGAGGTCTAGTCCGCTGGATGGTGAGCTGTGCCCAGACAACAACGCTAATTCCACATACACTGAAACTAGTAACCGAGAGGATTCGCCC GCTCAACTCACTCGTTCGACGGTAGCCGAAGAAGCGAACCTTGCCGAAATTCAACGTTTGGCGTCGAACGCGGCCGAGATGCAAGCCGAGCTAGCCTTCCGGCCGACGCGTTCCGACGTCGATGACTTGACCTCCGTTATTGAAAAGCTGCGTGCCGACCTTATGGTCAAGGATCAACAAATCGAGCGGCTCCTGGCGGGCGCCGACCGGGACCGGGCCGCCGCGGACAAGGCCGTCGAGACGACACGATCCCTCGAGGACCTCGGCGGGATCGACGACGACTGCGCCGACCGAAGCGTCGACGCCGGGAAGATATCCGCCGAAATCGACGAGATGTTCCGGCTCGACTTTGATGACGACGAAGATGACGAAACCGACTCGGTCGCCACCGTCGAGACGAACCGGGAGGAGGTCGGGGAGCGCACGCGGCTGTCGGACGAGCAGCGGCTGCAGGTGACGCTGCAGAACGGGAGCCTGCACGCGCTCGAGGAGGAGCTGGTGCGCGCCAAGGAGCGCTGGGCCGAGGAGAGCTGCGAGCGCGCCCGGCTGGCGGCGCAGCTGGCGGCGCTGCGCACCAAGTCTCCGCTGCAGACGCCCGTGCTGGCGCTGGTCGCCCCGCTGCTGGCCGCCGCGCTGTACTGGCTGCTGCTGCCCTACATCTCCTGA